One Onychomys torridus chromosome 17, mOncTor1.1, whole genome shotgun sequence genomic window carries:
- the Rasa3 gene encoding ras GTPase-activating protein 3 isoform X2, whose product MKLAGMHYLHVTLKPTIEEICQNHKSCEIDPVKLKDGENLESNMESLRQYVDRIFTVITKSGVSCPTVMCDIFFSLREAAAKRFQDDLDVRYTAVSSFIFLRFFAPAILSPNLFQLTPHHTDPQTSRTLTLISKTIQTLGSLSKSKSASFKESYMATFYEFFNEQKYADAVKNFLDLISSSGRRDPKSIEEPILLKEGFMIKRAQGRKRFGMKNFKKRWFRLTNHEFTYQKSKGDQPLCSIPIENILAVERLEEESFRMKNMFQVIQPERALYIQANNCVEAKDWIDILTKVSQCNQKRLTVYHPSAYLNGHWLCCKASSDTAAGCTPCTGGLPANIQLDIDGDRETERIYSLFNLYMGKLEKMQEACGSKSVYDGPEQEEYSTFIIDDPQETYKTLKQVIAGVGTLEQEHAQYKRDKFKKTRYGSQEHPIGDKSFQNYIRQQSEISTHSI is encoded by the exons ATGAAGCTGGCGGGCATGCACTACCTCCATGTGACCCTGAAGCCCACCATTGAGGAG ATTTGCCAGAACCACAAGTCCTGTGAAATTGACCCCGTGAAGTTGAAAGACGGTGAAAACCTTGAGAGCAACATG GAGAGCCTGCGGCAGTATGTGGATCGCATCTTCACGGTCATCACCAAGTCTGGAGTGAGCTGTCCCACCGTCATGTGTGACATCTTCTTTTCCCTGCGGGAGGCAGCTGCCAAGCGCTTCCAAG ATGACCTGGATGTGAGGTACACAGCTGTGAGCAGCTTCATCTTCCTGAGGTTCTTCGCTCCTGCCATCCTGTCCCCAAACCTCTTCCAGCTGACACCCCACCACACG GATCCACAGACTTCTAGAACCCTGAcacttatctcaaaaacaattcAGACTCTCGGCAGCTTGTCCAAGTCCAAGTCT GCCAGTTTTAAGGAGTCATACATGGCGACATTCTATGAATTCTTCAATGAGCAGAAGTACGCAGATGCTGTAAAAAAT TTCCTGGATTTGATCTCATCCTCGGGGAGAAGGGACCCCAAGAGCATAGAGGAGCCCATCCTGCTTAAAGAAGG GTTCATGATTAAGCGGGCCCAAGGAAGGAAGCGGTTCGGCATGAAGAATTTCAAGAAGAGGTGGTTTCGCCTGACGAACCATGAGTTCACCTACCAGAAGAGCAAAG GTGACCAGCCCCTTTGCAGCATCCCCATCGAGAACATCCTGGCTGTGGAGAGACTGGAGGAGGAGTCCTTCCGAATGAAAAAT ATGTTCCAGGTTATCCAGCCAGAGCGTGCCCTGTACATCCAGGCCAACAATTGCGTGGAGGCCAAGGACTGGATCGACATCCTCACCAAAGTGAGTCAGTGTAACCAGAAGCGCCTCACCGTGTACCATCCGTCCGCCTACCTGAATGGCCACTGGCTTTGCTGCAAGGCCTCCTCAGACACAGCAGCTGGCTGTACTCCCTGCACCGG TGGGCTCCCCGCAAACATCCAGCTGGACATTGATGGGGACCGTGAGACAGAGCGCATCTACTCTCTCTTTAACCTGTACATGGGCAAGTTGGAAAAGATGCAGG AGGCCTGTGGCAGCAAATCTGTGTATGATGGCCCTGAGCAAGAGGAATACTCGACGTTCATCATTGATGACCCCCAGGAGACCTACAAGACACTGAAGCAGGTCATTGCCGGGGTGGGGACCCTTGAACAGGAGCATGCACAATACAAGAGAGACAAGTTCAAGAAGACGAGATATGGAAGCCA GGAGCACCCTATTGGAGACAAGAGCTTCCAGAACTACATCAGGCAGCAGTCTGAGATCTCCACCCATTCCATTTAA